The Arachis hypogaea cultivar Tifrunner chromosome 14, arahy.Tifrunner.gnm2.J5K5, whole genome shotgun sequence genome has a segment encoding these proteins:
- the LOC112741893 gene encoding oxysterol-binding protein-related protein 4C codes for MVSNGEKKETKIVLTKPMTLEGESDSDSDSYKAPNLLQRILSLFKNVRPGSDLSRFQVPALFNLPKSQLQCYGESVYSTGMELIRECNRGQSPLDRLIAVMAWSISTTRPATFGVAPYNPILGETHHVSKGTLNILLEQVSHHPPVTALHATDEKENIEIIWCQRPIPKFYGTSIEAQVHGKRQLKLLNHGETYEMNCPHLLFRIIPVPAVDWIGKINIKCIETGLEADLSYKSTPFLGFGGNQKVVKGKILNSSTLNVLYEVDGHWDRTIKVKDTSNGKVKVIYDAKKVINGLQAPIVKDAESVWPTESAYVWSEVSEAIMKKEWEKAREAKHAVEERQRELLRERESKGQTWIPNHFLVSNTKEHGWDCSPIHNFVSNAPIIAQ; via the exons ATG GTAAGTAATGGGGAGAAGAAAGAGACCAAAATTGTGCTCACAAAGCCAATGACATTAGAAGGGGaatctgattctgattctgattcttaTAAAGCCCCTAATCTTTTGCAACGCATATTAAGTTTGTTTAAGAATGTGCGGCCAGGATCTGATCTCTCACGCTTTCAG GTGCCAGCATTGTTTAATTTGCCAAAGTCGCAACTTCAGTGCTATGGTGAGTCAGTGTACAGCACAGGAATGGAGTTAATAAGAGAATGCAACAGAGGGCAGAGTCCATTGGATAGGTTGATAGCAGTGATGGCATGGTCCATTTCAACCACTCGCCCTGCAACTTTTGGTGTTGCTCCCTATAATCCCATTCTTGGTGAGACTCATCATGTTTCTAAGGGAACTCTCAACATATTATTGGAACAG GTTTCACACCACCCTCCAGTAACTGCCCTTCATGCAAcagatgaaaaagaaaacatagaaatAATTTGGTGCCAGCGACCTATCCCAAAATTTTATG GAACATCAATTGAAGCTCAAGTACATGGTAAACGGCAATTGAAGCTTTTGAATCATGGAGAAACATATGAAATGAATTGCCCTCATCTTTTATTTAGAATAATTCCAGTTCCTGCTGTCGATTGGATTggcaaaattaatataaaatgcaTAGAGACAGGACTTGAAGCTGATTTATCTTACAAATCAACTCCTTTTCTTGGATTTGGTGGAAATCAGAAAGTGGTCAAAGGAAAAATCCTTAATTCATCAACTTTGAATGTTCTGTATGAAGTTGATGGTCATTGGGATAG AACAATAAAAGTGAAGGATACAAGTAACGGAAAAGTAAAAGTGATATATGATGCGAAAAAAGTCATTAATGGGCTGCAAGCACCAATTGTTAAGGATGCAGAG AGTGTGTGGCCAACCGAATCGGCTTATGTTTGGAGTGAAGTGAGTGAAGCCATAATGAAAAAAGAATGGGAGAAAGCAAGAGAAGCAAAGCATGCAGTGGAAGAGAGACAAAGGGAACTCTTAAGAGAAAGAGAGTCAAAGGGTCAAACATGGATTCCAAACCATTTTTTGGTGTCTAATACCAAAGAACATGGTTGGGACTGTTCGCCTATACATAACTTTGTATCAAATGCCCCCATCATAGCACAATAA